A genomic stretch from Nocardia wallacei includes:
- a CDS encoding alpha/beta fold hydrolase gives MEPTHRFVETNGVRLHVAEQGEGYPVVFCHGFPHGWFVWHRQLAAVAAAGYRAIAPDLRGYGRTESPEGVEAHTNRAVIGDLLGLLDDIGAERAVFVGLDFGAQLVWELALRAPERVGAVFVLNNPFAPRPPKPPSAFWTKAAERHFLHLSYFQTPGVADAELAARPREFLARVFYALSGDYHYLDTWKNPPGLGYLDVLPEAPALPWSWLTEGEFGVLAEEFEQTGFTGGLTWYRALDRNWELTADLPTTVSVPTYFLYGENDPDMEGFSGRDPLATLRAHVPDLRAVEKVAGAGHLVQLERTGAVNDFLTTHLDRLGVRAAAS, from the coding sequence GTGGAGCCGACACATCGGTTCGTGGAGACCAACGGCGTCCGGTTGCACGTCGCCGAGCAGGGGGAGGGATATCCGGTCGTCTTCTGTCACGGTTTCCCGCACGGATGGTTCGTCTGGCATCGGCAGCTGGCGGCGGTGGCCGCGGCCGGCTATCGGGCTATCGCCCCCGACCTGCGCGGATACGGCCGGACCGAATCGCCGGAGGGCGTCGAGGCGCATACCAACCGCGCGGTGATCGGTGATCTGCTCGGCCTGCTGGACGATATCGGCGCCGAGCGCGCGGTCTTCGTGGGCCTGGATTTCGGCGCGCAACTGGTGTGGGAGCTGGCGCTGCGCGCGCCGGAGCGGGTGGGCGCGGTGTTCGTACTGAACAATCCGTTCGCCCCGCGCCCGCCCAAGCCCCCGTCGGCCTTCTGGACCAAGGCGGCCGAACGGCACTTCCTGCATCTGTCGTACTTCCAGACGCCCGGCGTCGCCGACGCCGAACTCGCCGCGCGGCCGCGGGAGTTCCTCGCCCGGGTCTTCTACGCGCTCAGCGGTGACTACCACTACCTCGACACCTGGAAGAACCCGCCGGGTCTGGGCTATCTCGACGTGCTGCCGGAAGCGCCCGCGCTGCCGTGGTCCTGGCTCACGGAGGGCGAATTCGGGGTCTTGGCAGAGGAATTCGAACAGACCGGCTTCACCGGTGGACTCACCTGGTACCGCGCCCTGGACCGCAATTGGGAGCTGACGGCCGACCTGCCGACGACCGTCTCCGTCCCGACCTACTTCCTCTACGGCGAGAACGACCCGGACATGGAGGGTTTCAGCGGCCGCGACCCGCTCGCCACCCTGCGGGCGCACGTCCCGGATCTGCGCGCAGTCGAAAAGGTCGCGGGCGCAGGGCATCTGGTGCAGCTGGAACGCACGGGCGCCGTGAACGACTTCCTCACCACCCACCTCGACCGGCTGGGCGTGCGGGCCGCCGCGTCGTAA
- the pgl gene encoding 6-phosphogluconolactonase — protein sequence MSETNVEVFSGTEELVAAAAAKFVAVVTAAQAARGSASVVLTGGGTGIGLLERVRKDPGAVDWSRLDVFWGDERFVPAADSERNDLQARQALLDHVPVDPARVHPVAASDGEYPDPVEAAAEYSAAVHAHLAEHGAFDLHLLGMGGEGHVNSLFPHTAAVREEHELVVAVTNSPKPPPVRVTLTLPAVRRARHVVLVVGGAAKAEAVAAATAGADPVDFPAAGAHGSETTTWLLDSPAAAQLSR from the coding sequence ATGAGCGAGACCAACGTCGAAGTCTTCTCCGGCACGGAGGAATTGGTGGCCGCGGCGGCCGCGAAGTTCGTGGCCGTGGTGACTGCGGCGCAGGCCGCGCGGGGGTCGGCGTCGGTGGTGCTGACCGGGGGCGGTACCGGCATCGGTCTCCTGGAGCGCGTCCGGAAGGATCCCGGCGCTGTCGACTGGTCACGACTGGACGTGTTCTGGGGTGACGAGAGGTTCGTTCCCGCAGCCGATTCCGAGCGCAACGACCTGCAGGCCCGGCAGGCGCTGCTGGACCACGTGCCGGTGGATCCGGCGCGGGTGCATCCGGTAGCGGCCTCGGACGGGGAATATCCCGATCCGGTCGAGGCGGCCGCGGAGTACTCGGCGGCCGTACACGCGCACCTGGCCGAGCACGGGGCCTTCGATCTGCACCTGCTCGGCATGGGCGGCGAAGGCCACGTGAACTCGCTGTTCCCGCACACCGCCGCCGTCCGCGAGGAGCACGAACTCGTTGTCGCGGTGACGAATTCGCCCAAGCCGCCGCCGGTGCGCGTGACCCTCACCCTGCCCGCGGTCCGCCGCGCCCGCCACGTCGTGCTGGTGGTCGGCGGCGCGGCCAAGGCCGAGGCGGTAGCCGCGGCCACCGCCGGTGCCGACCCCGTCGACTTCCCCGCCGCAGGCGCACACGGCAGCGAAACCACCACCTGGCTGCTCGATTCCCCCGCCGCAGCACAGCTCTCCCGCTGA
- a CDS encoding SDR family NAD(P)-dependent oxidoreductase: MNGILAGRVAVVTGASRGIGKGIALELGAAGATVYVTGRSATPGRLPGTVTETAQRIGELGGTGVPVVCDHRDDDAVAELFARVRADHGRLDVLVNNVYNAPASARWLGKPFWEVPPAAWDESFDIGVRSHYVASHFAAPLLIDNDGLIVSISSPGAEHYTHNAVYGVAKTAVDRLTADMAHELAGTGVTAVSLWPGIVDTELLQLVPPDAEGRRLITLPGEGTFDLRDAETPRFPGRAVVALASDPDRRRRTGKPWRVADLAKAYGFTDIDGRVPRTG; this comes from the coding sequence GTGAACGGAATACTCGCCGGCCGGGTCGCGGTCGTGACCGGGGCCAGCCGCGGCATCGGCAAGGGCATCGCACTGGAGCTGGGCGCGGCGGGCGCGACGGTGTACGTCACCGGGCGGTCGGCGACGCCGGGACGGCTACCGGGCACGGTCACCGAGACCGCGCAGCGCATCGGCGAACTCGGCGGCACGGGGGTGCCGGTCGTCTGCGACCATCGCGACGACGACGCCGTGGCCGAGTTGTTCGCGCGGGTCCGCGCCGACCACGGCCGCCTCGACGTGCTGGTGAACAATGTCTACAACGCGCCCGCCTCGGCGCGCTGGCTGGGCAAGCCGTTCTGGGAGGTGCCGCCCGCGGCCTGGGACGAGAGTTTCGACATCGGCGTGCGATCGCATTACGTGGCAAGCCATTTCGCCGCGCCGCTGCTGATCGACAACGACGGGCTGATCGTCTCGATCTCCTCCCCCGGCGCCGAGCACTACACGCACAATGCCGTGTACGGCGTGGCCAAGACCGCCGTCGATCGCCTCACCGCCGATATGGCGCACGAACTCGCCGGCACCGGCGTCACCGCCGTGTCGCTGTGGCCCGGCATCGTCGATACCGAGCTGCTGCAGCTGGTTCCGCCCGACGCCGAGGGGCGGCGCCTGATCACCCTGCCGGGCGAGGGGACCTTCGACCTCCGTGACGCGGAGACGCCACGATTCCCGGGCCGGGCCGTGGTTGCCCTGGCGAGCGATCCCGACCGGCGCCGCCGTACCGGAAAACCATGGCGGGTAGCCGATCTCGCGAAGGCGTACGGCTTCACCGATATCGACGGCCGGGTGCCGCGCACCGGGTAG
- the opcA gene encoding glucose-6-phosphate dehydrogenase assembly protein OpcA, which produces MIVDMPATDTRSVAKRLVKLRESNGVITTGRVLTLVVCTLDSSEAEDAIDAANDASREHPCRVIVLARGDRFAETKLDAQIRVGGDAGAAEVIVLRLQGDLVNHESSVVIPFLLPDTPVVAWWPRGAPEFPSKDSVGRLAIRRITDATFAPDPQEAIRKRVTSYAPGNTDLAWSRITYWRALLAAALDEPPYEAVESVTVSGLKEEPALDVLAGWLAARLNCPVRRRTGELRVELHRPTVSIAIARPQTGRTATLSRTGEPDQRFALARRETKDCLAEELRRLDDDEIYAEALSGIEKVTYE; this is translated from the coding sequence GTGATCGTCGACATGCCCGCGACCGACACCCGCTCGGTCGCCAAGCGGCTGGTGAAGCTGCGGGAGAGCAACGGCGTCATCACCACCGGCCGCGTGCTCACGCTGGTGGTGTGCACGCTGGACAGCTCCGAGGCCGAGGACGCCATCGACGCGGCCAACGACGCCAGTCGCGAACACCCTTGCCGCGTCATCGTGCTCGCGCGCGGCGACCGGTTCGCCGAGACCAAGCTGGACGCGCAGATCCGCGTCGGCGGCGACGCCGGGGCGGCCGAGGTGATAGTGCTGCGGCTGCAGGGCGATCTGGTCAATCACGAGAGCAGCGTGGTGATCCCGTTCCTGCTGCCCGATACGCCGGTGGTGGCGTGGTGGCCGCGGGGCGCGCCGGAGTTCCCGTCGAAGGATTCGGTGGGACGCTTGGCGATTCGGCGCATCACCGATGCCACCTTCGCCCCCGATCCGCAGGAGGCGATCCGCAAGCGGGTCACCTCCTACGCCCCGGGCAACACCGATCTGGCGTGGAGCCGCATCACCTACTGGCGAGCGTTGTTGGCCGCCGCTCTCGACGAACCGCCGTACGAGGCGGTCGAATCGGTGACGGTGTCGGGCCTGAAGGAGGAACCGGCGCTGGATGTGCTGGCCGGTTGGCTGGCCGCGCGGCTCAACTGCCCCGTGCGGCGGCGTACCGGCGAACTGCGCGTCGAACTGCACCGCCCGACGGTCTCCATCGCCATCGCCCGTCCCCAGACCGGCCGCACGGCAACGCTTTCCCGCACCGGCGAACCGGATCAGCGCTTCGCCCTGGCCCGCCGCGAGACGAAGGACTGTCTCGCGGAGGAGTTGCGCCGCCTGGACGACGACGAGATCTACGCGGAAGCCCTGTCGGGCATCGAGAAGGTGACCTACGAGTGA
- a CDS encoding nitroreductase family protein has protein sequence MPLIEVTYGPSVPEPTLRELAERLPHLVSVAVECPEEPYDDDLRPGDVEIRFRALGPFDRSGLDAVIEVKSKWFASRAENRQERCELLHRSVEAATGLRKFGIYLSLPVAAWEQSDRPVGTVGRVGAVAETRRAPRSVRHFHPTAVARSEVERIIDVARWTGSARNRQPWRFVAVTETGVRRELARCGSFALHLADAPLVLVLLSHDNGFADTEFDMGRVAQSICLAADELGLGTCLTTFHPDDNVRRAARLVGAEPGWLPRHAVAAGYPAPAPNSAPTAIPRGRRPVAELLTWVS, from the coding sequence ATGCCGCTGATCGAGGTGACGTATGGCCCGAGCGTTCCGGAACCGACGCTGCGCGAGCTGGCTGAGCGACTGCCACATCTCGTCTCCGTGGCTGTCGAATGCCCGGAGGAGCCCTATGACGATGATCTGCGGCCCGGTGATGTGGAGATCCGGTTCCGGGCGCTGGGGCCGTTCGATCGCAGCGGGCTGGATGCCGTCATCGAGGTGAAGTCCAAGTGGTTCGCCAGCCGCGCGGAGAACCGGCAGGAGCGGTGCGAACTGTTACACCGCTCTGTCGAGGCGGCGACCGGACTGCGGAAATTCGGAATCTACCTGTCGCTGCCGGTCGCGGCATGGGAGCAGAGCGACCGGCCGGTGGGCACGGTGGGTAGGGTCGGCGCGGTGGCGGAAACACGCAGGGCCCCGCGCTCGGTCAGGCACTTTCATCCCACCGCGGTCGCGCGTTCGGAGGTCGAGCGGATCATCGACGTGGCGCGGTGGACCGGATCCGCGCGCAACCGCCAGCCCTGGCGGTTCGTCGCGGTGACCGAGACCGGCGTACGTCGGGAGCTGGCCCGATGCGGCAGCTTCGCCCTGCATCTCGCCGACGCCCCGCTGGTGCTCGTGCTGCTCTCGCACGACAACGGTTTCGCCGACACCGAATTCGATATGGGCCGTGTCGCGCAGTCGATCTGTCTCGCCGCCGACGAACTCGGGCTGGGCACCTGCCTGACCACATTCCATCCCGACGACAATGTCCGCCGGGCGGCCCGCCTGGTCGGCGCCGAGCCCGGCTGGCTGCCGCGCCATGCCGTCGCGGCGGGGTATCCGGCGCCCGCCCCGAACTCGGCGCCCACCGCGATACCCCGCGGCCGCCGGCCGGTCGCCGAGTTGCTGACCTGGGTGTCCTGA